The segment TGTAGGGGAGCTGAGAAATAACCCTGATATAAAGCACGCTATAAATAACAATTTTCAGGGAATGATAAAAAGTAACATAAACATAACAAAAGATAATATATATCTCAAAGGATATTATAATTCAGATTTACCTCAGAAGATCTACGGTATAGAAACCAACTACACAAAAGGGGAGTTTGATCTATCTCTTGATAATATCTCTTTTACAAATATATCAACACTGAAAACAGGTAAAATAAAGACCAATGGTTTTATCGATTTTAACACAAAAAATGAACACTACGAAGTAATAACTGAAGCCGTCCCTTTTTTTGAAGTGATGAACTTTTTTGATGAAAAATCTGACATATCATATAAAATTTCCGGCAAAGCTGTTGTAAACTATTCAAATGGTGATTACTATGGAAATGCCAATATAAGTATCGATGATTTTAAAATCTCCCCCAATGGTGTTAAACTTTCTTTTAAAAATTCATCGATGGAGGTAAATGAGATACTTTTAGAGAAGAATAGACTCAAATCAAAACTTCTTTTTGATTTTAAAAGAGACACCATAGATGGTATAATAAAATCAGAAGAGATAAAGCTTTCCGGCTATCCCTCAATTAAAAATCTCAATCTACTCATAAAGGGTAAACCTAAAACCCCTTCCTATAAAGGATCCGCAACTTTTGAGCTAAAATATCTCGAAAATAAACCTTTTGACATAACAGGCAATATAAATCGATTAAATTTCACACATAAATCGGACAAATTATCGATTAATGGCTATCTCGATATTGATAACAGTTCATTATCCTCACAAATAAGATTAAAAAACTTCAATATCGATAATATCTCTGTAATCGGTAATTTTAGGGTATCATCAAACGATCTTAAAAAGTTTGAGATCAGATCCCCAGATACAATAACCATAGTAAATAGATTTGAAGATATCTACATAAACAATCTATCATTGACAGCTGATTCCTCCAATATTATACGAGGAGATCTTATTGCATCGTCATCAGATTTCAAAGACCTGAAAGTTGTGCTTTTTAAATCAGATTACAAAAAGTTGAATGGTGAAATAGACCTAAAAGATTCAAAATTATCTATAAAACATGCAAATATCAAAAAAATAGAAGGGAAAGTCCGATTTGAATACGATTTTAATTCTTATCCAAAGCTTGATGGATCGGTACATACAATAGTTGACGTAACGTATCCAGATATAAGGCTTAAACTAAAAAATATCCGTGCTGACGGGTACCTATCGGATAAAAAGATAGAGTTATCTATAAAATCGAATGAACTATCAGGCAAAGTGGAATCAAACAGATATTATGATATAAAACAGTATAACGGAAATCTAATCTTTAAAGATATATTTGTTGAAAAACGAGGGTTTTACGGTGTTTTATCCGGAAATCTCCACTATCAGGGGGGTGAAAACCTGATATACGGTGAGGTATTTGTTGATAAGGCTGTTTTCAGATATGCAAAATATGAAAAAAATAATTCACCCACTCCATCACTAAAGTTACCTTTTGGATATAACATAAAAATATCCACAACAAAACCTGTGAGAATTACAGAGGGGATGCTAAACGGATACGCTGATCTAAATCTTCAGATGAAATATGAGAAAAAACTCAAATTAAGCGGTGATATAAAGCTAACAAATAGCTACTTCACCGTACAGGGAACTAAATTTTTAGTGACAAATGGGGTGATGAAAATATTAAACAACGACACAATCTATGTGGATATGGAGGCAAATGGCACTGGTGCCCTGAATACCACAAAGATATATGTAAATGGATACATTCCGGACTATAGAATTACTGTTTATGACTCTAAACAGAAGGGAGAACCCTTTTTTAGCTCAAGTAGAAACATGGGTAGTAATAATCTTATGAGTAAGATTATCAACGATGCCATATTTAAGGATATCGTAAACAGCACAAATAGATTTTTTGGAATCAATACAATAGGTATAGAGCCCAATGCTTCGGGTGGTATCTTTAAAGTG is part of the Calditerrivibrio nitroreducens DSM 19672 genome and harbors:
- a CDS encoding translocation/assembly module TamB domain-containing protein; amino-acid sequence: MVNEKKGKKYPKLFIGFIFFISLIAFSINYAIQTNLDYIIKNYSPYEISIEKVNKLIFPFYVNIKGVTLEVDKAFFKSDSVVLRFYPIRYLMGKSCFDIEITDIKADIPDYFWKQPSKKIDLSKLKDLKISSLYLNTTYNDMKVSLKTNSIFYRYGGEFSIPYLSGDFSKDEIKDRFIGRIKLLYSPQRLKIYQFDLKGDNFFVQALSPIEISEGNKVESSFEGFIGENFVKMLNPKLKGLINFTGSLSNKQLNSKIDCKLTYDNKTLKLKLSMDGIIGDKFKFRSDNVIFDNNKISSEGIFDAKTKKVDLLIKFIDGYKLYEDDSWHPFLNHIRLKDFDSRNGKLELAITSNEQYIISSDLKKEDERYILKNLIARSDSFSAKGNGVYDPNSDSIVLDIVGELRNNPDIKHAINNNFQGMIKSNINITKDNIYLKGYYNSDLPQKIYGIETNYTKGEFDLSLDNISFTNISTLKTGKIKTNGFIDFNTKNEHYEVITEAVPFFEVMNFFDEKSDISYKISGKAVVNYSNGDYYGNANISIDDFKISPNGVKLSFKNSSMEVNEILLEKNRLKSKLLFDFKRDTIDGIIKSEEIKLSGYPSIKNLNLLIKGKPKTPSYKGSATFELKYLENKPFDITGNINRLNFTHKSDKLSINGYLDIDNSSLSSQIRLKNFNIDNISVIGNFRVSSNDLKKFEIRSPDTITIVNRFEDIYINNLSLTADSSNIIRGDLIASSSDFKDLKVVLFKSDYKKLNGEIDLKDSKLSIKHANIKKIEGKVRFEYDFNSYPKLDGSVHTIVDVTYPDIRLKLKNIRADGYLSDKKIELSIKSNELSGKVESNRYYDIKQYNGNLIFKDIFVEKRGFYGVLSGNLHYQGGENLIYGEVFVDKAVFRYAKYEKNNSPTPSLKLPFGYNIKISTTKPVRITEGMLNGYADLNLQMKYEKKLKLSGDIKLTNSYFTVQGTKFLVTNGVMKILNNDTIYVDMEANGTGALNTTKIYVNGYIPDYRITVYDSKQKGEPFFSSSRNMGSNNLMSKIINDAIFKDIVNSTNRFFGINTIGIEPNASGGIFKVGRKFNDRVEVNYTSSIDENRNSKFSLEYTLFDWFKLTIFSKTDGGTGAGTIFSFDF